From the Acidimicrobiales bacterium genome, the window GACCAGCACGGTCGGCGTCACCACCGGCGCCGCCAGCGGCGCCAGCCGCCCCATAACCCCGTCGAGGTCGTTCGACTCGATGCCGGTCGCCGCCTCGAGCCGTTGGGCCACGGCCCCGTCGGCCGAGGTGCCGATGACCCGCACGCCCCGGTCCGACCAGAGGCGCCGGCACGCCGCCAGCACCTGCTCACGAGCAGGGCCGGCACGCGCCGCGAGGACCTGCACGGCGTCGGGCGACGCGGCCAAACGGCTGACGGTGTCGCGTGCCGCCCCGTCCAGGCCCGGCTCCCGGGCGAGCAGGTCCTCGATCACAGGCGTCTCCACGACAACCCGGCTCCGGCCGCGCAGGTCCTGCGCCAGCGCCGCCGCCCGGCGGCCCGCGTCCAGTTCGGCGCGCGTGGTCCAGCGCTCCCGGTCGGTGGCCACGACCACCACCCGGCCCCGATCGGTGCGGACCACGTCCTCCCGCCGCAGCGGCGCCCGGCCGCTGAGTCGCAGCACGCCGGGAGAGCCGAGGACCCGATCGACGGCGCCCCGGGCCTCCGAGGCGGAGATCCCGTCGGGATGGGCGGTGCACACCGCCCGCAGAATGTCGCGGCGAGAGAAGGTCGAGATGCCAGTCAACCCGAGGGCCTCCTCCACCGCCCGGGACGGGTCGTCGGGTCCGGGCGGGCGCCGCCCCCGGCCCACCACCGCCCGGGCCACCTCGCCGTCGAAGCCGGCCTCCCGGGCCCGGGCCTGCCATTCGGGCGCCAGCAGCTCGACGGACAGACCGGCATGGCGGGCCGGCCGGTCGACGAGGGCCGCCAGCCGGGCGGCGGCGGGGCTCGATCCCCCATGGGCCGCCATGACCGCCTCGACCTGTACCCGCCGCTGCGAGAACCGCCGGCAGACCCCCTCCGGGACGCCCTCCACCTGTGCCACCCCACCCCGGACGGGGCCGAACCGCAGACCCAGGCGCTCGGAGAGCTCGTGGCGGAGGTGGGCCTCGAAGAGATGTCCCGCCGTGTGCAGGTGCTTGTCGAGGACCAGCCGGTCGACCGCCATCCAGCGGCCGGCGCCGACGGGGGCGTGACCGAGGTTGGCGACAATCACGTGGGCATGCAGATGAGGGTCCCCGCTGCGACTGGTCCGGTGCGGGAACGCCGCCCCGACCATGCCCGCCGCCCGCTCGCCAGCGTTGAGAACCACCGCCTCGTCCTCGAGGTAGGCGACGGCGGCGTCCAGGGCGGCCGTCCGGCCGCTCTCGATCTCCCGGCCCACCTCCGGGCCGGCCACCGCCCACATGACCGACACCGACTTGGCCACCTGGAAGGTCAGCTCCACCCCCCTCACCCGGACCGGCCGCACGTGGAGGGTCGC encodes:
- the mobF gene encoding MobF family relaxase; this translates as MIRSTPIRPGTEAYYLGIVAEGLEGPGRWIGRGSGDLGLAGDVGREGLAAVLEGRHPFTGATLHVRPVRVRGVELTFQVAKSVSVMWAVAGPEVGREIESGRTAALDAAVAYLEDEAVVLNAGERAAGMVGAAFPHRTSRSGDPHLHAHVIVANLGHAPVGAGRWMAVDRLVLDKHLHTAGHLFEAHLRHELSERLGLRFGPVRGGVAQVEGVPEGVCRRFSQRRVQVEAVMAAHGGSSPAAARLAALVDRPARHAGLSVELLAPEWQARAREAGFDGEVARAVVGRGRRPPGPDDPSRAVEEALGLTGISTFSRRDILRAVCTAHPDGISASEARGAVDRVLGSPGVLRLSGRAPLRREDVVRTDRGRVVVVATDRERWTTRAELDAGRRAAALAQDLRGRSRVVVETPVIEDLLAREPGLDGAARDTVSRLAASPDAVQVLAARAGPAREQVLAACRRLWSDRGVRVIGTSADGAVAQRLEAATGIESNDLDGVMGRLAPLAAPVVTPTVLVVDRAVELASTDVVRVLETARRTGVGVVLVGDPAQIPEVDRAAGWRAVADAVGPLELYRAHERVPAGRGTAPGLDATVYRVGDRLALSESPSALRARLVADWRSQWDATPRTVMVAAGRADVDDLNEWARDLLRREGVLDLHRAVVGGLEVRGGDTVVVAQLDGAARRLGWRAGQVWRVAPGAEALEGPAGARQDVSAAAGLRMRWGYAGTPYQARQVGAEDWLVLGAPAGPSLESGDRARYYVVAGLDAGAGLAATLARQDSLRHQMTARAHAAELDPPSYLVSAIGPPPRSSEERRTWRAAAGAVEAYRDRWEVRDVSRPLGPEAVGRGPAGSEDRSGLQRAERQEVARLLRSTALRLGRSLDAGRGRDRERDRERDPVLGRSR